A region of Anticarsia gemmatalis isolate Benzon Research Colony breed Stoneville strain chromosome 10, ilAntGemm2 primary, whole genome shotgun sequence DNA encodes the following proteins:
- the LOC142976095 gene encoding juvenile hormone esterase-like isoform X1: MINNNQVTPKWHASSVATAQQTGCVKMVQVSVSDGLLEGEVIQNEYGGTYCSFKGIPYAEPPIGDLRFKAPQPPKPWAGTRSAKEFGPVCHQFNFMYPDLHMSEDCLYINVYTPDTKPHKPLPVMVWIHGGGFAWGSGNDDWYGPQFLIRLGVILVTFNYRLEALGFLCLDTPDIPGNAGMKDQVAALRWVKKNIANFGGDPNNITIFGESAGAASVAFHLVSPMTKGLFNKAITQSGAATSWWSRDFASAEKTLLLAKQLGCFSENIEEVTDFFKKQPLDTLVHLRLHVSKNQKSYEISFGIADEKDFGQERFFYGDATDVTRRGIHEGVEVMTGYTQDEGLMAIAVGGPFDNMIKEASFFVEFFVPKFIKTHCVIADQLAVGRIMRDFYFKNGVSKEAVLRFMAADMFLYDIIFAGKLYSQKNKVYFYKFTCQSERNFMGHRFGFTDVIADKKVVCHADDLPYLFPIKAEKGKVNEKSKEFQLIDRVTKLWTNFAKCGNPTQGNMEVEWRPYTLQKQEYLDIGRMEMASKPDGEEIEFWQNIFKQYIPKYTI; this comes from the exons ATGATAAACAACAATCAAGTTACTCCCAAGTGGCACGCGTCGTCAGTCGCGACGGCGCAACAAACAG GCTGTGTGAAAATGGTGCAAGTGAGCGTGAGTGACGGTCTACTGGAAGGCGAAGTGATACAGAACGAGTACGGAGGAACCTACTGCAGTTTTAAAGGCATACCTTATGCTGAACCTCCCATAGGAGACCTACGATTCAAG GCTCCTCAACCTCCGAAACCATGGGCCGGGACAAGAAGTGCAAAAGAATTCGGCCCAGTCTGCCACCAGTTCAACTTTATGTACCCCGACCTTCACATGAGCGAAGACTGTCTTTACATCAACGTGTACACACCAGACACGAAGCCTCACAAACCTTTACCAGTCATGGTGTGGATACACGGCGGTGGCTTCGCATGGGGAAGTGGCAACGACGACTGGTACGGCCCCCAGTTCCTCATAAGACTTGGAGTCATCCTCGTCACCTTCAACTACAGACTTGAAGCACTCGGTTTTCTCTGCCTCGATACCCCAGACATCCCCGGCAATGCTGGCATGAAAGACCAAGTAGCAGCCCTTAGGTgggtgaagaaaaatattgccAATTTCGGTGGTGATccaaataatattactatattcgGAGAGAGTGCTGGCGCGGCCAGCGTTGCTTTCCACCTCGTGTCACCAATGACAAAAGGACTCTTCAACAAAGCCATTACACAAAGTGGAGCCGCCACGTCTTGGTGGTCACGAGACTTCGCATCAGCCGAAAAAACTTTACTACTCGCCAAACAACTAGGTTGCTTTTCTGAAAACATCGAGGAAGTAACcgattttttcaaaaaacaaccACTTGACACGCTTGTCCATTTACGTTTACATGTGTCTAAGAATCAAAAATCATATGAAATTAGTTTTGGTATAGCCGATGAAAAGGATTTTGGgcaagaaagatttttttacggTGACGCCACTGATGTGACGCGAAGGGGAATACACGAAGGTGTGGAAGTCATGACAGGTTATACCCAAGACGAAGGTCTGATGGCAATAGCCGTGGGTGGTCCTTTCGATAACATGATCAAAGAAGCatctttttttgttgaatttttcgTTCCTAAGTTTATAAAGACACATTGTGTGATAGCGGACCAATTGGCAGTCGGTAGAATAATGCGAGATTTCTACTTCAAGAACGGAGTGTCTAAGGAGGCCGTGTTAAGGTTCATGGCTGCGGACATGTTTCTGTATGATATCATATTTGCAGGGAAATTATACTCGCAGAAGAACAAAGTATACTTTTACAAGTTCACTTGTCAGTCAGAGAGAAATTTCATGGGACATCGTTTCGGTTTCACAGATGTGATTGCTGATAAGAAAGTGGTATGTCATGCGGATGACTTACCTTACCTCTTTCCTATAAAAGCCGAGAAAGGAAAGGTTAATGAAAAATCTAAAGAATTCCAACTGATTGATAGAGTGACGAAGCTTTGGACAAACTTCGCGAAATGTGG GAACCCAACTCAAGGCAACATGGAAGTGGAATGGAGACCGTACACTCTACAGAAACAAGAATATCTGGACATCGGCAGAATGGAAATGGCTTCGAAACCTGATGGAGAAGAAATAGAATTCTGGCAAAACATATTCAAACAATACATACCTAAATATACaatatga
- the LOC142976095 gene encoding juvenile hormone esterase-like isoform X2 → MVQVSVSDGLLEGEVIQNEYGGTYCSFKGIPYAEPPIGDLRFKAPQPPKPWAGTRSAKEFGPVCHQFNFMYPDLHMSEDCLYINVYTPDTKPHKPLPVMVWIHGGGFAWGSGNDDWYGPQFLIRLGVILVTFNYRLEALGFLCLDTPDIPGNAGMKDQVAALRWVKKNIANFGGDPNNITIFGESAGAASVAFHLVSPMTKGLFNKAITQSGAATSWWSRDFASAEKTLLLAKQLGCFSENIEEVTDFFKKQPLDTLVHLRLHVSKNQKSYEISFGIADEKDFGQERFFYGDATDVTRRGIHEGVEVMTGYTQDEGLMAIAVGGPFDNMIKEASFFVEFFVPKFIKTHCVIADQLAVGRIMRDFYFKNGVSKEAVLRFMAADMFLYDIIFAGKLYSQKNKVYFYKFTCQSERNFMGHRFGFTDVIADKKVVCHADDLPYLFPIKAEKGKVNEKSKEFQLIDRVTKLWTNFAKCGNPTQGNMEVEWRPYTLQKQEYLDIGRMEMASKPDGEEIEFWQNIFKQYIPKYTI, encoded by the exons ATGGTGCAAGTGAGCGTGAGTGACGGTCTACTGGAAGGCGAAGTGATACAGAACGAGTACGGAGGAACCTACTGCAGTTTTAAAGGCATACCTTATGCTGAACCTCCCATAGGAGACCTACGATTCAAG GCTCCTCAACCTCCGAAACCATGGGCCGGGACAAGAAGTGCAAAAGAATTCGGCCCAGTCTGCCACCAGTTCAACTTTATGTACCCCGACCTTCACATGAGCGAAGACTGTCTTTACATCAACGTGTACACACCAGACACGAAGCCTCACAAACCTTTACCAGTCATGGTGTGGATACACGGCGGTGGCTTCGCATGGGGAAGTGGCAACGACGACTGGTACGGCCCCCAGTTCCTCATAAGACTTGGAGTCATCCTCGTCACCTTCAACTACAGACTTGAAGCACTCGGTTTTCTCTGCCTCGATACCCCAGACATCCCCGGCAATGCTGGCATGAAAGACCAAGTAGCAGCCCTTAGGTgggtgaagaaaaatattgccAATTTCGGTGGTGATccaaataatattactatattcgGAGAGAGTGCTGGCGCGGCCAGCGTTGCTTTCCACCTCGTGTCACCAATGACAAAAGGACTCTTCAACAAAGCCATTACACAAAGTGGAGCCGCCACGTCTTGGTGGTCACGAGACTTCGCATCAGCCGAAAAAACTTTACTACTCGCCAAACAACTAGGTTGCTTTTCTGAAAACATCGAGGAAGTAACcgattttttcaaaaaacaaccACTTGACACGCTTGTCCATTTACGTTTACATGTGTCTAAGAATCAAAAATCATATGAAATTAGTTTTGGTATAGCCGATGAAAAGGATTTTGGgcaagaaagatttttttacggTGACGCCACTGATGTGACGCGAAGGGGAATACACGAAGGTGTGGAAGTCATGACAGGTTATACCCAAGACGAAGGTCTGATGGCAATAGCCGTGGGTGGTCCTTTCGATAACATGATCAAAGAAGCatctttttttgttgaatttttcgTTCCTAAGTTTATAAAGACACATTGTGTGATAGCGGACCAATTGGCAGTCGGTAGAATAATGCGAGATTTCTACTTCAAGAACGGAGTGTCTAAGGAGGCCGTGTTAAGGTTCATGGCTGCGGACATGTTTCTGTATGATATCATATTTGCAGGGAAATTATACTCGCAGAAGAACAAAGTATACTTTTACAAGTTCACTTGTCAGTCAGAGAGAAATTTCATGGGACATCGTTTCGGTTTCACAGATGTGATTGCTGATAAGAAAGTGGTATGTCATGCGGATGACTTACCTTACCTCTTTCCTATAAAAGCCGAGAAAGGAAAGGTTAATGAAAAATCTAAAGAATTCCAACTGATTGATAGAGTGACGAAGCTTTGGACAAACTTCGCGAAATGTGG GAACCCAACTCAAGGCAACATGGAAGTGGAATGGAGACCGTACACTCTACAGAAACAAGAATATCTGGACATCGGCAGAATGGAAATGGCTTCGAAACCTGATGGAGAAGAAATAGAATTCTGGCAAAACATATTCAAACAATACATACCTAAATATACaatatga